The following coding sequences are from one Lolium rigidum isolate FL_2022 chromosome 6, APGP_CSIRO_Lrig_0.1, whole genome shotgun sequence window:
- the LOC124665495 gene encoding probable disease resistance RPP8-like protein 2 yields the protein MAETAITTVLAKVAELVAWEAAVLLEVGDDVRLLRDKLEWLHTFIRDADRRRRLRDDEFVAVWVRQTRDVAFEAEDALDDFLHRAGRHRRRRNPPPALPTGARCSAWRWRWQWQWPRRPRCAGLQVALRHDLSARVRQIRKRLDEISANRAAYNIEHAPAPTWAASSATTLAAWDDLEEYTVGFDKYSNMLREQLLDVDAVSGRAVVSITGESSIGKTTLAHKVYQSPEVRNHFAIRTWTVLPPNSRPSDVLRDIRRQAGSQLRRFTSHGQVVEDGGGCDAGNKGKDISNSLFRNMTGRRYLVVVDGSIAVADWNSLRASLPDEGNGSRVLLVTDAAGLEVVGYAGGPTYDPIELTRLNPENTYELFRRRVFGRRGDCPGRYKSRYYQDVFRITRGLPLSVVVLAGVLRSKELPVEWDQVMMQLLAARDQPQCKNSNGGRRIMSLAFDDLPHHLKSCFLYFAAMPESVHVNAARLVRLWVAEGFVRPRRGSTMEEVGQGYLKELISRCMVQLVDKDEFGTVRTVVVHDRLHAFAQDEAQEACFVESHDSTDVLAPATVRRLAVQNTTDKHVHLGNALPKHRTIVCDFVNGSTTKPSVCFHSTDLGFLHASKFLRVIDIHGLELKKLPNEIGSMIHIRYLGLQCGQLERLPSTINKLVNLQSLILKGSNGMLGVTAAFWMIPTLRHVVAPFALPKCLGDLYSLQTLHGVQPHCWDTRIGAGNPLGRATNLRSLELSGLTAAHVGTLTSALESLDLLVHLVLQGESLPRAVFTVPSLRRLQSLRLVGSMDEDEDEEEADDVAVRYIRPNLTRLSMWYTMVGQSFVDMLGELPSLAELKLMWGAYDGEQLVFQDGGFSGLHTLGLALPELEEWTVRSGSMAALVTLTLFRCANVQMLPEALAGMKELEEVVLFKMPKMVGRIEEGGEDHHKIKHVPVVQTIR from the exons ATGGCGGAGACGGCGATCACGACGGTGCTGGCGAAGGTGGCGGAGCTGGTAGCCTGGGAAGCCGCAGTGCTGCTGGAGGTGGGCGACGACGTGCGCCTCCTCCGCGACAAGCTCGAGTGGCTCCACACCTTCATCCGCGACGCCGACCGCAGGCGCCGCCTCCGCGACGACGAGTTCGTCGCCGTCTGGGTGCGCCAGACCCGCGACGTCGCGTTCGAGGCCGAGGACGCGCTCGACGACTTCCTCCACCGCGCAGGGCGACACCGCCGCCGACGCAACCCGCCCCCGGCGCTCCCCACCGGGGCTCGGTGCTccgcgtggcggtggcggtggcagtgGCAGTGGCCCCGCCGCCCGCGCTGCGCGGGGCTGCAGGTCGCGCTCCGCCACGACCTCTCCGCCCGCGTCCGCCAGATCAGGAAGAGGCTCGACGAGATCTCCGCCAACCGCGCCGCCTACAACATCGAGCACGCGCCGGCGCCCACCTGGGCcgcttcctccgccaccaccctCGCCGCATG GGATGATCTGGAGGAGTACACTGTCGGCTTCGACAAGTACAGCAACATGCTCAGGGAGCAGCTCCTCGACGTCGACGCTGTCTCTGGCCGCGCCGTCGTCTCCATCACGGGCGAGAGCAGCATCGGCAAGACCACGCTAGCTCACAAGGTCTACCAGAGCCCCGAGGTCCGCAACCACTTCGCCATACGCACCTGGACGGTGCTCCCTCCCAACAGCCGCCCATCCGACGTGCTCCGTGACATCCGTAGGCAGGCCGGCTCCCAGCTTCGGCGGTTCACGTCCCACGGCCAGGTTGTGGAAGATGGTGGTGGCTGCGACGCTGGCAACAAGGGCAAGGACATCAGCAACTCGCTGTTCCGGAACATGACCGGCAGGCGGTACCTCGTCGTGGTCGATGGCAGCATCGCGGTTGCTGACTGGAACAGCCTCCGGGCGTCGCTCCCCGATGAGGGCAACGGCAGCAGGGTGTTGCTGGTCACCGACGCGGCGGGGCTGGAGGTTGTGGGCTACGCCGGTGGCCCGACGTACGACCCCATCGAGCTGACGCGGCTCAACCCGGAGAACACATACGAGCTGTTCCGGCGCAGGGTGTTTGGCCGCCGCGGCGACTGCCCTGGGCGGTACAAGTCGAGGTACTACCAAGACGTGTTCCGGATCACCCGTGGCCTGCCACTGTCCGTCGTCGTCCTTGCGGGCGTGCTCCGGTCCAAGGAACTGCCGGTGGAGTGGGATCAAGTGATGATGCAGCTGCTGGCGGCAAGGGACCAGCCACAGTGCAAGAACAGCAACGGCGGGAGGCGGATAATGTCGCTGGCATTCGACGACCTGCCGCACCACCTCAAGTCATGCTTCCTCTACTTTGCGGCGATGCCAGAGAGCGTGCACGTGAACGCGGCGAGGCTGGTGAGGCTGTGGGTCGCTGAGGGGTTTGTCCGGCCGCGACGTGGGAGCACCATGGAGGAGGTCGGGCAGGGGTACCTCAAGGAGCTCATCTCCCGGTGCATGGTGCAGCTGGTAGACAAGGACGAGTTCGGCACTGTGAGGACGGTGGTGGTGCATGACCGTCTCCAcgcctttgcccaggacgaggcgCAGGAGGCGTGTTTCGTCGAGagccacgacagcaccgacgTGCTCGCCCCCGCCACCGTGCGCCGCCTGGCTGTCCAGAACACCACCGACAAACATGTCCACCTCGGCAACGCACTGCCCAAGCACCGCACCATCGTCTGCGACTTCGTCAATGGCAGTACTACCAAGCCCAGCGTCTGCTTCCACTCCACCGACCTGGGCTTCCTCCATGCTTCCAAGTTCCTCCGCGTCATCGACATCCATGGCCTTGAGCTCAAGAAATTACCAAATGAGATCGGCTCAATGATCCACATAAG gtACCTTGGCCTTCAGTGCGGTCAGTTGGAGAGGCTGCCGAGCACGATAAACAAGCTGGTGAACCTGCAGTCACTGATACTCAAGGGCAGCAATGGCATGCTGGGCGTGACCGCCGCGTTCTGGATGATCCCAACGCTGCGGCACGTCGTGGCACCGTTCGCGCTGCCCAAGTGCTTGGGTGACCTGTACAGCCTCCAGACGCTCCATGGCGTGCAGCCGCACTGCTGGGACACACGTATCGGTGCCGGCAACCCGCTGGGGAGGGCCACTAACCTCCGGTCGCTGGAGCTCAGCGGGCTCACCGCCGCGCACGTCGGCACGCTGACTTCTGCACTGGAGAGCCTCGACCTGCTGGTACACCTGGTGCTGCAGGGCGAATCACTGCCACGGGCCGTGTTCACCGTCCCGAGCCTGCGGCGGCTGCAGAGCTTAAGGCTGGTGGGGTCCATGGACGaagatgaggacgaggaggaggccgatgaCGTTGCCGTCCGGTACATCCGGCCGAACCTGACGAGGCTGTCGATGTGGTACACGATGGTGGGGCAGAGCTTCGTGGACATGCTGGGCGAGCTGCCGAGCCTggcagagctgaagctgatgtgGGGCGCCTACGACGGCGAGCAGCTGGTGTTCCAGGACGGCGGGTTCTCGGGACTGCATACGCTGGGGCTGGCGCTGCCGGAGCTGGAGGAATGGACGGTGAGATCAGGGTCCATGGCGGCGCTGGTGACGCTGACGCTGTTCCGGTGCGCCAACGTGCAGATGCTCCCAGAGGCTCTGGCCGGGATGAAGGAGCTGGAGGAGGTTGTGCTGTTCAAAATGCCGAAGATGGTGGGGAGGATCGAGGAGGGAGGCGAGGATCACCACAAGATCAAGCATGTCCCTGTCGTTCAGACCATCCGGTAG